The DNA sequence ACCTCGGGGAAAATCTTACCACCGATTTCTGTTCCGGCCACATAAATGTTAAAATATTGTTGCACTCACAAACTACTGCAAAGGGGTGTCAAAATGAGGTTTCCATGTTGTACAACCGTGAAAAGATCTCTTCCCGTTTTTCTTGAAGGCGGAAGCGAAGGTGTTCTTTTCATCCACGGATACACAGGATCTCCCCATGACTTCGAGTACATGGCAAAAGAAGTGAACAAGGCGGGTTTTACTGTTTCTGTCCCGAGACTTCCAGGTCACGGAACGTGTGGTGAGGACTTTCTCCTGTCAACCGCAAGGGACTGGTTGAGACGAGCTTTCGATGCTTACTATGATCTGAGCGCGATATGCGAGAGGGTGCACGTTGTGGGTCTTTCGATGGGAGGTGTGATCGCACTGATTTTGGCTTCTCAGATGAATCCCCCAAAACTGGTCACCCTTGCTGCTGCAACACATGTTTTCGACAGAGGAATTGTCTTTACACCATTCTTCAAACTTTTTACAAAAAAACTACCAGCTGAAAGCACGGAAAAGTATGAAGACCCAGACATCGAATACCTGAGAAAGGAATACTGGTCTTACAACTGGCCAAAACAGGCAGCAGAACTTTACAAACTCATGAAACTCGCAAGAAAGAGTGTATCGAAAATTACCTCTGACACACTCGTTGTAGCGGCCAGAAACGACAATGTGGTTCCCATGAAAGCGGCGGAGTTCATCTACAACAACATCAGGTCAGAAAAAAGAAAACTTCTTATCTTTGAAAAGTCCGGCCACGTTCTGAGTAACGACATGGAAAAAGAAGATGTCACAAAAGCAGTCATAGATTGGTTGAAAGAGGAATGAAAATGATGGTGATTTTCATCCTCATTCTCATGGTCCTTCTCAACGCGGACCAGATGGTGATGTCTCCCAACATCGGAGCGATAGAGCATGAATTTGGCATAACAGATGTCCAGATAGGCTTTGTTGCATCCTCCTCTACAGC is a window from the Thermotoga sp. genome containing:
- a CDS encoding carboxylesterase → MRFPCCTTVKRSLPVFLEGGSEGVLFIHGYTGSPHDFEYMAKEVNKAGFTVSVPRLPGHGTCGEDFLLSTARDWLRRAFDAYYDLSAICERVHVVGLSMGGVIALILASQMNPPKLVTLAAATHVFDRGIVFTPFFKLFTKKLPAESTEKYEDPDIEYLRKEYWSYNWPKQAAELYKLMKLARKSVSKITSDTLVVAARNDNVVPMKAAEFIYNNIRSEKRKLLIFEKSGHVLSNDMEKEDVTKAVIDWLKEE